Below is a genomic region from Seriola aureovittata isolate HTS-2021-v1 ecotype China chromosome 23, ASM2101889v1, whole genome shotgun sequence.
GGCCTCTACGCTGGACtgggactgacagcagcagcagcagcagctctactggTCAAACTCTGCTGTTCCTCAAGTCCTTGTTTCACTAAATCTCCTGATGAGACAGTAAACCTTTATTCAGAGGTGTAAGAGTGACGTTCCTCAGAGAGCAgacgtctctctgtctctgcttcctgtcacccTGTTGGTCCATGaggctgcttttctctgcacacccagtctgacctctgacctttcacctctgtcactgtctccatGCGCcgagagagacaaacagatttTCTCCTGACTGAAGACCTCTCCTCTCTACGACCAAAGATTCAGCTGTTTGCAGCCGACTGAGAGACGGCCGAGCTTCGTGCTGCCTTCAGGATCCTCCCTGAGCTGTGGAACAATGTCTCTGTCCCTGCATCACTGTGCTAAAGAGGATGAAGCTCTAAACAGTCACAGTACTTTAACTTTCCTCACTGTATCACAGCTTATAATTATATCTTAATCCTCTGTGCATTGTAACAGATTCATCAATAATCAACTTTCATCATGTAAAGTTTATAATgtgaatttactgtaaataaatgtatttatttaagagAAGTTGTTCTGActcttctgtgtgtgagtcttAAAGTCAGAGACCGTGAAGTTGACAAgaattaaaactttattataaacaacaagaataaactttattaacacTGTTGCTTCACAGCAgcataaagaggaaacagacattAACAGAAGtccaacaataataatttaaaggaTGTATAAATTTCATAAACATACAAACGAATAGTAAAATACATGACCTGAGAAGAGAGAAGCTGAAGGTCACAATAACCTGAGTCAGTGTAGATCAGTCCTCAGCTGTGATGAAGCTGAGCTCCTCTGATGAAGGATCACATCACTTTATTTCTATCTGCTGTCCTCACTTCATTCacaacatccatccatcaatcaatcaatcaatcaataggCTGCAGGTGGAGGGTGAATCAGAAACAGGAGAATTTCATCAGTTACATATTCACTCTGTCAGCTGATCAGATTTAAAGAATCATCATCGTTACCAGAGGTTTTTATGTCACTTCTTCAATCTTCATATTGATCTTTGAGAATGAACCTGAATCTGACACATTCATTGTTTCACCTTGATAAAGCTCATGTTAGACTTTGATATGAGCTGTAACTGTCTGTGATGTGGTGCTTAGAATCACGTGGATGAACTTTTATCAGATCTCAGATCAGCTGTAACGAGCTGCTGTGTTGGAGACACCTCCGTCTTTTCTCAGCTGTAGCACAGGTGAAACACGCGCTCTGATCCTTCCGCTGTCAGAGAGACTCTCAGCTCGCGGAGATATTGACGAACCACCGACACACGGGCTCGTAGCTTCCCGGAGATATGCTCGTAGCACGCGGATACACGAGCTTTGAGCTCCCGGCTCTCAGCTCGCGGACACACGGGCTTTTAACTTGCAGACACACGGGCTCGTAGCTTCCCGGAGATATGCTTGTAGGAAGCGGATACACGAGCTTTCAGCTCCCGGCTCGCGGCTCTCAGCTCGTTGACACACGGGCTCGCGGCTCTCAGCTCGCTGACACACGGGCTCGCGGCTCTCAGCTCGCTGACACACGAGCTCGCGGCTCTCAGCTCCCGGCTCGCGGCTCTCAGCTCGCGGAAACAGGAGCTCGTAGCTTCCCGGAGATATGCTTGTAGCATGCGGATACACGAGCTTTCAGCTCCCGGCTCGCGGCTCTCAGCTCGCTGACACACGGGCTCGCGGCTCTCAGCTCGCTGACACACAGGCTCGCGGCTCTCAGCTCCCGGCTCGCGGCTCTCAGCTCGCTGACACACGGGCTCGCGGCTCTCAGCTCGCTGACACACGAGCTTGCGGCTTTCAGCTCCCGGCTCGCGGCTCTCAGCTCGCTGACACACGGGCTCGCGGCTCTCAGCTCGCGGACACACTGGCTCGTAGCTTCCCGGAGATATGCTAGTAGCTCGCGGACGCACAAGCTCCCGGCTCTCAGCTCGCTGACACACGGGCTCGCGGCTCTCAGCTCGCGGACACACTGGCTCGTAGCTTCCCGGAGATATGCTAGTAGCTCGCGGACGCACAAGCTCCCGGCTCGTAGCTTCCCGGAGATATGCTAGTAGCAAGCGGACACACAGGCTCCCGGCTCTCAGCTCGCGGACACACGGGCTTTTAATTTGCAGACACACGGGCTCGTAGCTTCCCGGAGATAGGCTCGTAGCACGCAGACACACCGGCTCTCACCTGTACAGAGAAACCCACGAACCACAGACACCCGGGCTCTCGTGCCGACTTCAAGATCTCGGCTACCGACAAAAGCCGAACAACAACCGATAAAGAATCAGATACCGCTGCCCCGCCCCCTTGTTGCTCTTTATTAAAGAGCCAGGTGAGCCAGCTTCACAGAGCCCGTGCAACTGATGATTGAGAACGAAGGGAGTCTCTCCGTCAGTCAACCCATCAACCTTCACAACGACAGAAAATACACAAGGTAAGGTCTAAATACAGAGTTGATGTTATCGTTGTGTTCATCCTGGATTAGATTTGTATGAAGAAACTTGATGAGGttggtgtctctctctcagggagAAGATGATCTGCTgcatcctgctgctcctcacactgacctcctgtgtctgtggttagtTTACTCCTTCACTTTATTATCTAGAAACTGATACAAGTCCTCAGTTAGTCTGctcctcactttccctctctgtctcctcaacaggaacatttgtagtgaatgtgacacagagCTCCTATCAGGCAGAGGagaaccacaacatcacacTGGAGTGGAGCTTCACAACCAAACCTCACACTCCACCTGACTTCCTTAATATCTTCTGTGAATTGATCACTGATCTCAGAGAATCAGTCCTGTATCAGCTACGTGAGGGTGTCGAGTCCCCAGAGTCTCAGGATAAACAGTTTTCAGGACGAGTCCAGTGTGACAAAGACGTCCTCAGAGAAGGACGAATCAGACTTCATGTGTccagactgaggactgaggactcaGGACTGTACGAGTGTACGGTCCTCACCTCTGATGGGAGGAGCTTTAACAAATGTCGACTCAACGTCTCTGGTGAGTAGATCCAGTAGAACTCAGTAGAAAGCTCTTTTTATAAATGGTTATCAGTGTTGTAcagactctgctgctgaacTAGACTTGATGGAGTTTGGCTGCTCAGCtctataatatttatatttcttttcattcttctcTTCAGCAGCTGTTGATCAGCCTGAAACTCAGAGACCAACTgagagaccagaaccagagagtCGGGGAAGGATCGGCCTCTACGCTGGACtgggactgacagcagcagcagcagcagctctactggTCAAACTCTGCTGTTCCTCAAGTCCTTGTTTCACTAAATCTCCTGATGAGACAGTAAACCTTTATTCAGAGGTGTAAGAGTGACGTTCCTCAGAGAGCAgacttctctctgtctctgcttcctgtcacccTGTTGGTCCATGaggctgcttttctctgcacacccagtctgacctctgacctttcacctctgtcactgtctccatGCGCcgagagagacaaacagatctTCTCCTGACTGAAGACCTCTCCTCTCTACGACCAAAGATTCAGCTGTTTGCAGCCGACTGAGAGACGGCCGAGCTTCGTGCTGCCTTCAGGATCCTCCCTGAGCTGTGGAACAATGTCTCTGTCCCTGCATCACTGTGCTAAAGAGGATGAAGCTCTAAACAGTCACAGTACTTTAACTTTCCTCACTGTATCACAGCTTATAATTATATCTTAATCCTCTGTGCATTGTAACAGAGTCATCAATAATCAACTTTCATCATGTAAAGTTTATAATgtgaatttactgtaaataaatctatttatttaagaGAAGTTGTTCTGActcttctgtgtgtgagtcttAAAGTCAGAGACCGTGAAGTTGACAAgaattaaaactttattataaacaacaagaataaactttattaacacTGTTGCTTCACAGCAgcataaagaggaaacagacattAACAGAAGtccaacaataataatttaaaggaTGTATAAATTTCATAAACATACAAACgaatagtaaaataaatgaccTGAGAAGAGAGAAGCTGAAGGTCACAATAACCTGAGTCAGTGTAGATCAGTCCTCAGCTGTGATGAAGCTGAGCTCCTCTGATGAAGGATCACATCACTTTATTTCTATCTGCTGTCCTCACTTCATTCacaacatccatccatcaatcaatcaatcaatcaatcaatcaataggCTGCAGGTGGAGGGTGAATCAGAAACAGGAGAATTTCATCAGTTACATATTCACTCTGTCAGCTGATCAGATTTAAAGAATCATCATCGTTACCAGAGGTTTTTATGTCACTTCTTCAATCTTCATATTGATCTTTGAGAATGAACCTGAATCTGACACATTCATTGTTTCACCTTGATAAAGCTCATGTTAGACTTTGATATAAGCTGTAACTGTCTGTGATGTGGTGCTTAGAATCACATGGATGAACTTTTATCAGATCTCAGATCAGCTGTAACGAGCTGCTGTGTTGGAGACACCTCCGTCTTTACTCAGCTGTAGCACAGGTGAAACACGCGCTCTGATCCTTCCGCTGTCAGAGAGACTCTCAGCTCGCGGAGATATTGACGAACCACCGACACACGGGCTCGTAGCTTCCCGGAGATATGCTTGTAGGAAGCGGATACACGAGCTTTCAGCTCCCGGCTCGCGGCTCTCAGCTCGTTGACACACGGACTCGCGGCTCTCAGCTCGCGGAAACACGAGCTCGTATCTTCCCGGAGATATGCACGTAGGAAGCGGATACACGAGCTTTCAGCTCCCGGCTCGCGGCTCTCAGCTCGCTGACACACGGGCTCGCGGCTCTCAGCTCGCTGACACACGGGCTCGCGGCTCTCAGCTCCCGGCTCCCGGCTCTCAGCTCGCTGACACACGGGCTCGTAGCTTTCCCGGAGATATGCTCGTAGCACGCGGATACACGAGCTTTCAGCTCCCGGCTCGCGGC
It encodes:
- the LOC130164640 gene encoding uncharacterized protein LOC130164640 isoform X2, translating into MIENEGSLSVSQPINLHNDRKYTREKMICCILLLLTLTSCVCGTFVVNVTQSSYQAEENHNITLEWSFTTKPHTPPDFLNIFCELITDLRESVLYQLREGVESPESQDKQFSGRVQCDKDVLREGRIRLHVSRLRTEDSGLYECTVLTSDGRSFNKCRLNVSAVDQPETQRPTERPEPESRGRIGLYAGLGLTAAAAAALLVKLCCSSSPCFTKSPDETVNLYSEV
- the LOC130164640 gene encoding uncharacterized protein LOC130164640 isoform X1; the encoded protein is MIENEGSLSVSQPINLHNDRKYTREKMICCILLLLTLTSCVCGTFVVNVTQSSYQAEENHNITLEWSFTTKPHTPPDFLNIFCELITDLRESVLYQLREGVESPESQDKQFSGRVQCDKDVLREGRIRLHVSRLRTEDSGLYECTVLTSDGRSFNKCRLNVSAAVDQPETQRPTERPEPESRGRIGLYAGLGLTAAAAAALLVKLCCSSSPCFTKSPDETVNLYSEV